From Cheilinus undulatus linkage group 17, ASM1832078v1, whole genome shotgun sequence, one genomic window encodes:
- the LOC121525476 gene encoding kynurenine--oxoglutarate transaminase 1-like — protein MRNCPQINMTGRLSALRTDGVDKNVWVEFTKLAADYKAVNLGQGFPDFSPPKFVQDAFCNALNGGPLMHQYTRAFGHPSLVKSLSKFFSRIVGHEIDPFEDLLVTVGAYQALYCAFQALVDEGDEVIIVEPFFDCYHPMVMMAGGKAVYVPLRPKADSGAVLSSGDWVLSSEELSSKITPHTKAIVINTPNNPLGKVYKTEELQMIADLCIKHDLLCISDEVYEWLTYDGAKHVKIASLPGMWERTITVGSAGKTFSATGWKVGWAMGAGSVIKRLKAMHQMSVFDCATAAQEAVAQGFEREYKVFATPESYFHQLPAMLQQKRNKLASCLQSVGLQPIMPEGGYFIMADISSLTVDFKDQSAEDEPYDFRFVKWMIKEKGLATIPVSAFYSPEHSKEFDKYIRFCFVKEDSTLDAAEDILRNFSL, from the exons ATGAGAAACTGTCCACAG ATAAACATGACAGGACGACTCTCTGCACTCAGAACAGACGGTGtggataaaaatgtttg GGTTGAGTTCACAAAGCTAGCAGCCGACTACAAAGCTGTGAACCTGGGTCAGGGATTCCCAGACTTCTCCCCTCCAAAGTTTGTGCAGGACGCTTTCTGTAATGCTCTGAATGGAGGCCCGCTAATGCACCAGTACACCCGAGCTTTT GGCCACCCATCTCTGGTCAAATCTCTGTCCAAATTCTTCAGTAGGATTGTGGGACATGAGATTGATCCATTTGAGGACCTCCTGGTCACTGTTGGAGCGTACCAGGCTCTCTACTGTGCTTTTCAAGCTCTGGTTGATGAAGGAGATGAG GTCATAATAGTTGAGCCGTTCTTTGACTGCTACCATCCAATGGTGATGATGGCAGGAGGAAAAGCGGTGTATGTTCCTCTGAGGCCG AAAGCTGACAGCGGTGCCGTCCTGTCGAGTGGAGACTGGGTTCTCTCTTCTGAGGAACTTTCCAGTAAAATAACTCCACACACTAAAGCCATCGTCATCAACACTCCTAACAACCCGCTAGGCAAA gtTTATAAGACAGAGGAGCTCCAAATGATCGCTGATCTGTGCATCAAGCATGACCTGCTGTGCATCAGTGATGAGGTGTACGAGTGGCTGACTTATGACGGAGCCAAACACGTCAAGATCG CCAGCCTTCCTGGGATGTGGGAGCGAACCATCACTGTAGGCAGTGCAGGAAAGACGTTCAGTGCTACTGGATGGAAG GTTGGCTGGGCCATGGGAGCTGGGAGTGTCATCAAACGTCTGAAAGCCATGCATCAGATGTCGGTGTTTGACTGTGCAACTGCTGCTCAG GAGGCGGTAGCTCAGGGATTTGAGAGAGAGTACAAAGTCTTTGCTACTCCAGAGAGCTACTTCCATCAACTGCCTGCTATGCTGCAACAGAAGAGAAACAAGCTGGCCTCGTGTCTGCAGAGCGTGGGTCTGCAGCCCATCATGCCTGAGGGAGGATACTTTATCATGGCAGACATCTCCTCTCTCA CGGTGGACTTTAAGGACCAGAGCGCTGAGGATGAACCATATGACTTCAGATTTGTTAAATGGATGATCAAAGAGAAG GGTTTGGCAACAATCCcggtctctgctttctacagtcCAGAGCACAGCAAGGAGTTTGACAAATACATCCGATTCTGCTTTGTGAAA GAGGACTCAACtttggatgcagccgaggacatCTTGAGAAACTTTAGCctgtaa